One region of Peribacillus simplex genomic DNA includes:
- a CDS encoding VOC family protein, translating into MKINRIDHVSINVNDLSEAKAFFLDLGLEVQAEWELDGEQLDRIVGLNDVKTACVGLGMPDGQAWIELVKFYTPSDEKDIQQPLANTLGIRHICFAVEDIEAIVAKLKKKGTEIFSEIQQYEESYKLCYVRGPEGIILELAEKIR; encoded by the coding sequence ATGAAGATCAATAGAATAGATCATGTGAGTATAAACGTAAATGATCTTTCAGAGGCTAAAGCGTTTTTTCTTGATTTAGGACTTGAAGTACAAGCGGAATGGGAATTGGATGGAGAACAGTTGGACAGAATAGTTGGGCTTAATGATGTTAAAACGGCATGTGTAGGATTGGGGATGCCAGATGGTCAGGCATGGATAGAGCTAGTCAAATTTTATACGCCGTCAGATGAAAAAGATATTCAGCAACCTTTGGCAAATACGCTGGGTATCCGACATATTTGCTTTGCTGTTGAAGATATTGAAGCTATTGTTGCAAAATTGAAAAAGAAAGGCACGGAAATCTTTAGTGAGATACAGCAATATGAAGAAAGTTATAAGTTATGCTACGTTCGTGGTCCAGAGGGAATTATTTTAGAGTTGGCGGAGAAGATCAGATAA
- the gntK gene encoding gluconokinase gives MTSYMLGVDIGTTSTKAVLFTKKGDVIQQENIGYPLYTPDMTTAEQDPEEIFQAVLKAFSNITKQHSDKKLSFISFSSAMHSVIAMDENDQPLTPCITWADNRSEAWAHKIKAELDGHEVYKRTGTPIHPMSPLSKIAWIVNDRPEIATNVKKYIGIKEYIFKKFFDQYVVDYSLASSMGMMNLKNLDWDEEALRIAGITRGQLSELVPTTKIFNNCDPDLAKQIGIDPETSFVIGASDGVLSNLGVNAIRKGEIAVTIGTSGAIRTIIDEPKTDEKGRIFCYALTEKHWVIGGPVNNGGMVLRWIRDEFASSEVETAKRLGIDAYEVLTKIAERVRPGADGLLFHPYLAGERAPLWNPDVRGSFFGLTLSHKKEHMIRAALEGVIYNLYTVFLALTECMDGPVTRIQATGGFARSAVWRQMMSDIFESEVVVPESYESSCLGACILGLYATGEIESFEVVSEMIGNTHKHTPIADSVKEYRQLLPIFINLSRVLENEYTQVANYQRNLINAAK, from the coding sequence ATGACTAGCTATATGTTAGGCGTAGACATCGGTACAACAAGTACAAAAGCTGTATTATTTACGAAAAAAGGAGATGTCATTCAGCAAGAGAATATTGGTTATCCTCTTTACACACCTGATATGACAACGGCGGAACAAGACCCTGAGGAGATTTTTCAGGCTGTTTTGAAAGCCTTTTCAAATATAACGAAACAGCATTCAGATAAAAAACTATCATTCATTTCATTTAGCAGTGCGATGCATAGTGTTATAGCTATGGATGAAAATGACCAGCCGCTAACCCCTTGTATCACTTGGGCAGATAATCGCAGTGAAGCTTGGGCCCATAAAATAAAAGCTGAATTAGATGGGCATGAAGTTTACAAACGAACCGGAACACCTATACACCCGATGTCACCATTATCCAAGATCGCCTGGATCGTGAATGACCGCCCAGAGATTGCAACCAATGTTAAAAAGTACATCGGGATTAAAGAATATATCTTTAAAAAGTTCTTTGATCAATATGTTGTCGATTATTCTCTTGCTTCATCGATGGGCATGATGAATCTCAAAAACTTGGATTGGGATGAGGAAGCCTTAAGAATTGCTGGAATAACGCGTGGTCAATTATCTGAGCTCGTACCAACAACAAAGATTTTTAACAACTGTGATCCGGATTTAGCCAAACAAATTGGGATTGACCCAGAAACCTCTTTCGTCATTGGGGCAAGTGATGGTGTTCTTTCAAATCTAGGTGTAAACGCTATCCGGAAAGGTGAAATCGCTGTCACGATTGGGACAAGCGGTGCGATTCGGACGATTATTGACGAGCCGAAAACAGACGAAAAAGGAAGAATCTTTTGCTATGCTTTAACGGAAAAGCATTGGGTGATTGGCGGGCCGGTAAACAATGGCGGGATGGTCCTCCGCTGGATTCGCGATGAATTTGCTTCATCCGAGGTAGAAACAGCTAAAAGACTCGGAATCGACGCTTATGAAGTTTTAACCAAGATTGCCGAACGTGTAAGACCAGGGGCTGATGGATTGTTATTCCATCCATATCTTGCAGGTGAACGTGCACCATTATGGAATCCGGACGTACGGGGTTCATTTTTCGGATTAACACTGTCGCATAAGAAAGAACATATGATTCGAGCGGCTCTAGAGGGAGTCATTTACAATTTATACACAGTATTTTTAGCCTTAACCGAATGCATGGACGGTCCCGTGACCCGAATTCAAGCTACGGGTGGCTTCGCTAGGTCGGCTGTTTGGCGGCAAATGATGTCCGATATCTTCGAATCGGAAGTCGTGGTTCCGGAAAGCTACGAAAGTTCCTGCCTGGGTGCTTGTATATTGGGGTTATATGCCACCGGGGAAATTGAGTCCTTCGAAGTAGTTTCAGAAATGATAGGCAATACCCACAAGCACACACCGATAGCTGATTCTGTAAAAGAATATAGGCAGCTACTGCCGATTTTTATTAACCTATCAAGGGTATTGGAAAACGAATATACACAGG
- a CDS encoding GntR family transcriptional regulator — MVESKEFLYPVKWLSKASAGDRVTSELRMRIISGMIESGTILSENKLAADFGVSRSPIREALKILASENIIRLERMGAVVIGLTEKEYAEIYDVRLLIETFVFERLVRMDTNELVMELSKILEMMKISIKYRDADEFSNQDVIFHETIIRSINHSYILMIWDNLKSVMESLILLSMRSRFKEKYEDFTRIINNHQLYIDAIKTKDRNLMIKSLHKNFDDVQEKVEDLWMSQQMLSKGVEQEND; from the coding sequence ATGGTCGAATCAAAGGAATTTCTTTATCCTGTAAAATGGCTTTCAAAAGCTTCAGCTGGTGATCGTGTAACATCCGAACTTAGAATGCGGATTATTTCGGGTATGATTGAAAGCGGTACCATCCTATCCGAAAATAAATTAGCTGCTGATTTTGGTGTTAGCCGCTCACCGATTCGTGAAGCGTTAAAAATACTGGCATCTGAAAATATCATCCGATTAGAAAGAATGGGTGCGGTTGTCATTGGTTTAACAGAAAAAGAATATGCAGAAATTTATGATGTGCGTTTACTCATCGAGACGTTTGTATTTGAACGGCTAGTAAGAATGGACACGAATGAATTAGTAATGGAACTTAGTAAAATATTAGAAATGATGAAAATTTCCATAAAGTACCGAGATGCTGATGAGTTTTCCAATCAGGATGTCATATTCCATGAAACAATTATTCGGTCCATCAATCATTCCTACATCCTGATGATCTGGGATAATTTAAAATCTGTGATGGAAAGTTTGATTCTTCTATCCATGCGGAGTCGTTTTAAAGAAAAGTATGAAGACTTTACACGGATCATAAATAATCATCAACTTTATATTGATGCGATCAAAACAAAAGATCGAAACCTTATGATTAAGTCGTTACATAAAAATTTTGATGATGTTCAAGAGAAAGTTGAAGACTTATGGATGTCCCAACAGATGCTTTCAAAAGGGGTCGAACAAGAAAATGACTAG